A section of the Methanoregula formicica SMSP genome encodes:
- a CDS encoding ATP-binding protein produces the protein MTLDHFLKEIESRELEFKEKPNPALFKTLSAFANTDGGVALIGVSDKKEITGYRCSNADLKDLSDTIVNKLAIHPVIEPVKCEGKTVVRIEVKKSKVPVAYEGRYYTRVGNTTRLMDTEELKEFLVSEIEWDRLPSERGLADIDMETVRLFVRLAKSAGRLPGADEREPVAAILTRLGLMTGDQLTNAAFLLFGKKQESYLSDTVLRIGRFKDGVTIIGDRWIAGNLFRQLSEGEEALRNFINVRYEISGETPERKEHWDYPLPALREALMNALVHRDYFKKNEQIMIKIYDDAIWFHNPGGFPKGLSIAQLKAMPQSIPRNPLIARIFYLSGYIERYGSGIQRILTSFADAGLPEPEFQTDAWGLTLTMQKDIFTEEYLAQMGLNERQLQAIPIMRKQGSISKREYEDLVSVSTRTALYDLTALVNKGVLVRIGSGKSSRYSLSSKPKNTQTGGS, from the coding sequence ATGACCCTTGACCACTTCCTCAAAGAAATTGAATCCCGTGAGCTCGAATTCAAGGAAAAGCCGAATCCCGCACTCTTCAAGACGCTATCAGCATTTGCCAACACCGATGGGGGCGTTGCACTCATCGGGGTATCTGACAAAAAAGAGATCACCGGGTACCGTTGCTCAAATGCAGACCTCAAGGATTTATCCGATACCATCGTCAACAAACTCGCCATCCATCCTGTGATTGAACCGGTCAAATGTGAAGGGAAAACGGTTGTACGGATTGAGGTAAAGAAGAGCAAAGTCCCGGTCGCATACGAAGGCAGGTATTACACGCGGGTGGGAAACACAACAAGACTGATGGACACTGAAGAACTCAAAGAATTCCTCGTTTCCGAAATCGAATGGGATCGCCTTCCTTCAGAGCGCGGACTTGCGGATATCGATATGGAAACCGTCAGGCTCTTCGTTCGCTTGGCAAAAAGTGCCGGCAGGCTTCCCGGCGCTGACGAGCGTGAACCGGTTGCAGCGATACTCACGCGGCTCGGTCTCATGACCGGGGATCAACTGACTAACGCAGCATTCCTGCTCTTCGGAAAAAAACAGGAGTCCTATCTTTCAGATACGGTGCTTCGCATCGGCCGGTTCAAAGACGGAGTAACCATCATAGGTGACCGCTGGATTGCCGGGAATCTCTTCCGCCAGCTCAGCGAAGGGGAAGAAGCGCTCAGGAATTTTATCAATGTACGCTACGAAATATCGGGAGAAACTCCGGAACGTAAAGAACATTGGGATTACCCGCTTCCCGCACTCAGAGAAGCGCTTATGAATGCGCTTGTCCACCGGGATTATTTCAAAAAGAACGAACAGATCATGATAAAAATCTATGACGATGCGATCTGGTTCCATAATCCCGGGGGTTTTCCCAAGGGGCTGTCAATTGCACAGCTGAAAGCAATGCCCCAGTCAATTCCCCGAAATCCGCTGATCGCAAGGATCTTCTATCTCTCCGGGTATATCGAGCGGTACGGTTCCGGCATCCAGAGAATACTCACATCGTTTGCGGACGCAGGACTTCCCGAGCCGGAATTCCAGACCGATGCGTGGGGATTGACCCTGACAATGCAGAAAGATATCTTCACTGAAGAATACCTTGCGCAGATGGGACTGAATGAACGGCAACTTCAGGCAATCCCCATTATGAGGAAACAGGGAAGCATTTCCAAACGCGAATACGAGGATCTCGTGTCGGTTTCCACAAGAACCGCGCTCTACGATCTGACTGCATTAGTTAACAAAGGAGTACTGGTTAGGATAGGTTCCGGCAAATCCTCCAGGTATTCACTATCTTCCAAACCAAAGAATACCCAAACCGGAGGATCATGA
- a CDS encoding DUF7504 family protein, which translates to MEGPSPDQEQQESMLCLLVAQPEQIQDMNLMVMKKILASGCTPLIVTVNKPYKVLTKIYAKEGIGPESYFVIDAVTQYSGGVCPPSPRVKYVNNPSNLTDLGIAITELLKQMPEGKKCILFDSVSMLLIHIPSATASKFLHFVVNKLQLSDVSGIFLSVEKGLDPVVMSQMSAFVDHVMDYEQAQKQTCLL; encoded by the coding sequence GTGGAAGGACCGTCCCCCGATCAGGAGCAGCAGGAAAGCATGCTCTGCCTCCTCGTGGCACAGCCGGAGCAGATCCAGGACATGAACCTGATGGTCATGAAGAAGATCCTGGCAAGCGGGTGCACACCACTCATCGTGACCGTGAACAAGCCCTACAAAGTCCTGACAAAGATCTATGCAAAAGAGGGCATCGGCCCGGAATCCTACTTTGTCATTGATGCCGTCACCCAGTATTCCGGCGGCGTGTGTCCGCCCAGCCCCCGGGTGAAATATGTCAACAACCCGTCCAACCTCACTGACCTTGGCATCGCGATCACTGAACTCTTGAAGCAGATGCCGGAGGGTAAAAAATGCATCCTCTTCGATTCGGTGAGCATGCTTTTGATCCACATCCCGTCGGCAACGGCATCGAAGTTCCTCCACTTCGTGGTCAACAAGCTCCAGCTCTCGGACGTCTCCGGGATCTTTCTCTCCGTTGAGAAAGGGCTCGACCCGGTGGTCATGTCCCAGATGAGCGCGTTCGTGGACCACGTCATGGACTATGAACAGGCGCAGAAACAAACCTGCCTGCTGTGA
- a CDS encoding PIN domain-containing protein, producing the protein MTVKIYMDVCCLCRPFDDQNNRKIRLEAEAVLAVLDRCSRDWDLVGSVIIDDEISRLADIEKRLKLEQKLMLVRDYIELNESIFNRALQYQKEGIKLFDALHLACAEIGETIFLTQITG; encoded by the coding sequence ATGACCGTAAAAATCTACATGGATGTCTGCTGTTTGTGCAGACCATTTGATGACCAGAACAACCGGAAGATCCGGCTTGAAGCAGAAGCCGTCCTGGCAGTATTAGACCGGTGTTCCAGGGACTGGGATCTTGTCGGAAGCGTCATCATTGACGATGAAATATCACGCCTTGCAGATATTGAAAAACGATTAAAACTGGAACAGAAACTCATGCTCGTCAGGGATTATATCGAACTGAATGAATCCATTTTCAACCGGGCATTACAATACCAGAAAGAAGGTATCAAATTGTTCGATGCACTCCATCTCGCATGTGCAGAGATCGGAGAAACTATTTTCCTCACACAGATAACAGGGTAA
- the ilvE gene encoding branched-chain-amino-acid transaminase has translation MIIYYDGKFLPEDKASVSVFDHGFLYGDGCFEGIRAYNGRIFRLKEHIDRLYDSAKTIDIKPPMTKEEMTEAICEVLRRNKLDNAYIRPIITRGKGDLGLDPRKCPKPSVIIIAVTWGAMYGDLYEKGLKAVTVSVRRNPAECMPPNVKSLNYLNNILAKIEANYKGGDEAIFFDTNGYISEGSGDNLYIVKNGEIITPPTLNNLRGVTRLVVLEIAKSLGITVREQNLGYFDLYTADELICSGTAAEVAPIVWVDGRTIGSGKPGPVFRQLAAAFGPLTKKEGYPIHGKPKKLAVKAAGKTAVKKAVKKPVKAAEKFKSKAKKR, from the coding sequence ATGATCATTTATTATGATGGGAAATTCCTGCCGGAGGACAAGGCAAGCGTCTCCGTGTTCGACCACGGGTTCCTCTATGGCGATGGCTGCTTTGAAGGGATCCGGGCGTACAATGGCAGGATCTTCCGGCTGAAGGAACATATCGACCGGTTGTACGATTCAGCCAAGACCATCGACATCAAACCCCCGATGACAAAAGAGGAGATGACCGAGGCGATCTGCGAGGTGCTCCGGAGGAACAAGCTGGACAATGCGTACATCCGGCCGATCATCACCCGTGGCAAGGGGGATCTCGGCCTTGACCCGCGCAAGTGCCCGAAGCCTTCGGTCATCATCATTGCCGTGACCTGGGGTGCGATGTACGGCGACCTGTACGAGAAGGGCTTAAAGGCCGTGACCGTGTCGGTCCGGCGCAACCCGGCCGAGTGCATGCCCCCGAATGTCAAGAGCCTGAATTACCTGAATAACATCCTTGCCAAGATCGAGGCAAACTACAAGGGCGGGGACGAGGCGATCTTCTTTGACACGAACGGCTACATCTCCGAGGGCTCGGGTGACAACCTGTACATTGTCAAGAACGGCGAGATCATCACGCCCCCCACACTCAACAACCTCCGGGGCGTCACCCGCCTTGTCGTGCTCGAGATCGCAAAATCGCTGGGAATCACCGTCCGCGAGCAGAACCTCGGGTACTTCGATCTGTACACGGCCGACGAGCTGATCTGCTCGGGTACTGCTGCGGAAGTCGCCCCCATTGTCTGGGTTGACGGACGCACGATCGGGTCCGGTAAGCCCGGCCCGGTTTTCCGGCAGCTGGCAGCCGCATTCGGGCCCCTGACAAAAAAGGAAGGCTATCCCATCCACGGCAAGCCGAAGAAGCTTGCAGTGAAAGCAGCAGGAAAGACCGCGGTGAAGAAAGCAGTGAAAAAGCCGGTGAAAGCAGCAGAAAAATTCAAGTCGAAGGCAAAGAAGCGATAA
- a CDS encoding SDR family NAD(P)-dependent oxidoreductase, which yields MTTPFEGKIAIVTGGTSGIGYAVSEELLKQGAVVWVIGSRAESVEKAKATLAAYPQAKFAAVDVKDPAAVEAMVRDCVALSGHLDYLFNNAGISQKNPYEASTLADWKEMIDINLWGVIYGVNAALEVMKKQGSGHIVNTSSVASLFGTPYQTLYVATKNAVIGLTDCLYYEYAPRNIFFTVVCPGDVATPIFRGRVPKDAIPVEDAARIILDGVAKKEPMVVFPEAMRELLEKCKDPVFRDMAHKQAEKETREMFESPEYRKFLAGQKKR from the coding sequence ATGACCACACCATTTGAGGGAAAGATTGCGATTGTGACCGGAGGAACCTCCGGCATTGGCTATGCAGTGTCAGAAGAACTGCTCAAACAGGGCGCGGTTGTCTGGGTGATCGGCAGCCGGGCGGAGAGCGTAGAGAAAGCAAAAGCCACCCTTGCGGCATATCCGCAGGCGAAGTTTGCTGCGGTTGATGTGAAAGATCCTGCTGCGGTCGAAGCCATGGTCAGGGACTGTGTTGCTCTCTCCGGCCATCTCGACTACCTGTTCAACAATGCCGGCATCAGCCAGAAGAACCCGTACGAGGCAAGCACCCTTGCAGACTGGAAGGAGATGATCGACATCAACCTCTGGGGCGTGATCTACGGAGTGAACGCCGCTCTTGAGGTCATGAAAAAGCAGGGCAGCGGCCATATCGTCAACACGTCATCGGTTGCCTCACTCTTTGGCACACCCTACCAGACCCTGTACGTTGCCACCAAGAACGCAGTGATCGGCCTGACCGACTGTCTGTACTACGAGTATGCACCCAGGAACATTTTCTTCACAGTGGTCTGCCCGGGGGATGTGGCCACGCCGATCTTCCGGGGCAGAGTCCCGAAGGATGCGATCCCGGTAGAGGATGCAGCCCGGATCATCCTTGACGGGGTTGCAAAGAAAGAGCCGATGGTCGTCTTCCCGGAGGCCATGAGGGAACTGCTGGAGAAATGCAAAGACCCGGTCTTCCGGGATATGGCGCACAAACAGGCCGAGAAGGAGACCCGCGAGATGTTCGAATCGCCGGAATACCGGAAATTTTTAGCCGGGCAGAAGAAGCGGTGA
- a CDS encoding virulence RhuM family protein, with product MTGHEKNLIRNSTAEFLIFTSTVGEESIEVRYEDETVWLSQKMMAALFDVKTPTINEHLKNIYESGELTRKATIRKFRIVRTEGNREVKRDLEYYSLDAIISVGYRVNSKRATQFRQWATQVLREFAIRGYVLDKKRMENGTFLGEDYFERLLAEIREIRLSERRFYQKITDIYATSIDYNRDAPTTRDFFANVQNKLHFAIHGHTAAELILQRADSRNDHMGLTTWENSPDGKILKTDVVVAKNYLTSQELESLGRIVNAWLDLAEDRARRQIPMTMEDWAKRLDRFLESDDRNLLEDGGNVTAEMAKEFAETEFEKYRIVQDRLFESDFDRILKETK from the coding sequence ATGACCGGACATGAAAAGAACCTGATACGAAACAGCACAGCAGAATTCCTGATTTTTACGTCAACCGTTGGCGAGGAATCAATCGAAGTCAGGTACGAGGATGAAACAGTCTGGCTCAGCCAGAAGATGATGGCTGCGCTCTTCGATGTAAAGACCCCGACAATAAACGAACACTTAAAAAACATCTACGAGAGCGGCGAACTGACCCGGAAAGCAACTATTCGGAAATTCCGAATAGTTCGCACCGAAGGAAACCGCGAGGTAAAGCGGGATCTCGAATACTACAGTCTCGATGCCATAATCTCGGTCGGGTACCGCGTCAATTCCAAGAGGGCCACCCAGTTCCGCCAGTGGGCAACGCAGGTATTGCGGGAATTCGCCATCAGGGGATATGTCCTTGACAAAAAGCGGATGGAAAACGGTACGTTCTTAGGCGAAGATTACTTCGAGCGTCTGCTTGCAGAGATACGGGAGATCCGCCTCAGCGAGAGACGATTCTACCAGAAGATCACCGACATCTATGCCACAAGCATCGATTACAACAGGGATGCCCCGACGACCCGCGATTTTTTTGCAAACGTCCAGAACAAATTGCATTTCGCCATTCACGGGCATACCGCAGCCGAACTGATACTACAGCGGGCGGACAGCAGAAACGATCACATGGGTCTGACCACCTGGGAGAACAGTCCTGACGGGAAGATCCTGAAGACCGATGTGGTGGTTGCAAAAAATTATCTGACATCGCAGGAACTCGAATCACTCGGGCGGATCGTCAATGCATGGCTTGATCTTGCTGAAGATCGCGCCAGACGACAGATTCCCATGACCATGGAAGACTGGGCAAAACGTCTCGACCGGTTCCTTGAATCCGATGACCGGAACCTTCTGGAAGATGGCGGGAACGTAACCGCAGAGATGGCAAAAGAGTTTGCGGAGACGGAATTTGAAAAATACCGTATTGTTCAGGACCGGCTTTTTGAAAGCGATTTCGACCGGATATTAAAAGAGACAAAATAA
- a CDS encoding Eco57I restriction-modification methylase domain-containing protein, which yields MAVPESIQPLVEKYTYHREAYIRGQEKYNESQLRQDFTDPFFHALGWDVNNNKGHSEAYREVLHEEPVRIRGTTKYFDYTFRIGGVRKFIVETKKPSVHIRDDADAALQLRRYAWNAKLPLSILTNFEEWAIYDCTIKPENGDTAAKGRIEYFTYKDIPAKWDYLVSVFSQDCILKGSFDRYAASHKGKKGTAAVDDDILSEIESWRDALAKNIAIRNDKLSVAELNTVVQRTIDRLLFLRICEDRGIEEYTTLHKLLEGENVYARLCELFRNADAKYNSGLFHFDDEPGRNELPDNLSLSVSVDDKVLKGIIKRLYYPETPYLFSVIPPAILGHVYEQFLGKVIRLTEGHQAKVEFKPEVKKAGGVFYTPQYIVEYIVAHTVGELVMDKTPRDVAKLRVLDPACGSGSFLIGAYQFLLDWHRDWYIANLVPVFIDKKSVTDPAVLALLPEPTPRGKKKLTQVELPVYKAGKTGDATRSRSDWRLTTAEKKRILLNTIYGVDIDQAAVEVTKLSLLLKVLEEENEENIDKQLKLFAERALPSLHENIKCGNSLIGTDIITPEMVQEEVKRINPFDWDREFADVMKAGGFDAVIGNPPYIRIQTLKEWAPQEVEFYKKKFISASKGNYDIYVVFVERGLSLLNKNGLLGYILPHKFFNAKYGEPVRSVIAKGKHLKEIVHFGHQQIFENATTYTCLLFLGKKDYDDFGFINVGDLTLWRSSHIAIEGNISCKDVSKNEWNFVVGNDSGLFKKLDSERIKLKDVTAKIFQGLVTGADPVFLVINQEDGSFYSDATGKTHLLEKDLLHPLCKGALNIRRYYIDNITKSILFPYKIEENTAILISTKELAEKYPNTWEYFKQNRSLLEARENGKWKNEQWYAFGRNQNLTEMNREKILSPSIANGACFTFDSKDFFYFMGSGGGGGGGYGIILKPEEKMSYYYLLGLLNSALSTFYLKKISSTFRGGYIALNRQYIEQLPIRTINFADPADKTRHDRMVQLVTQMLDLNKKIQDARVDHDRTLLQRQIEATDASIDKLVNELYGLTEEEIAVVDGVGR from the coding sequence ATGGCAGTCCCCGAATCCATCCAGCCACTTGTTGAAAAGTACACGTACCATCGCGAAGCCTACATCCGCGGGCAGGAGAAATACAATGAATCACAACTCCGCCAGGATTTCACTGATCCGTTTTTCCACGCGCTCGGCTGGGACGTGAACAACAACAAGGGACATTCGGAAGCGTACCGGGAAGTGCTGCATGAGGAGCCGGTCCGGATCCGGGGGACTACCAAATATTTCGACTACACGTTCAGGATCGGGGGCGTGCGGAAGTTCATTGTCGAGACCAAGAAGCCGTCCGTGCACATCAGGGATGATGCGGATGCAGCTCTCCAGCTCCGAAGGTATGCGTGGAACGCAAAACTCCCGCTCTCTATCCTGACGAACTTCGAGGAGTGGGCGATCTATGATTGTACGATCAAGCCGGAGAATGGCGACACGGCTGCGAAGGGACGGATCGAGTATTTCACGTACAAGGATATTCCGGCCAAGTGGGACTATCTGGTCAGTGTCTTCTCGCAGGACTGTATCCTGAAAGGATCGTTCGACCGGTACGCTGCATCGCACAAAGGGAAGAAAGGGACGGCTGCGGTTGATGACGATATCCTTTCCGAGATCGAGTCATGGCGGGACGCACTCGCGAAGAACATCGCGATCCGGAACGACAAACTCTCGGTTGCCGAGCTGAACACCGTTGTCCAGCGCACGATCGACCGGCTCCTCTTCCTGCGGATCTGCGAAGACCGGGGGATCGAGGAGTACACAACGCTCCACAAACTTCTCGAAGGCGAGAACGTGTATGCCCGGCTCTGCGAACTGTTCCGGAACGCTGACGCGAAGTACAACTCCGGCCTCTTCCATTTCGATGACGAGCCCGGCAGGAATGAACTGCCGGACAACCTCTCCCTCTCCGTTTCCGTGGACGATAAGGTCTTGAAAGGGATCATCAAACGGCTTTACTATCCTGAAACCCCGTACCTCTTCTCGGTCATCCCTCCCGCAATCCTCGGGCACGTTTACGAGCAGTTCCTCGGGAAAGTTATCCGGCTTACGGAAGGTCACCAGGCAAAAGTGGAGTTCAAGCCGGAGGTGAAGAAGGCGGGCGGCGTCTTCTACACCCCGCAGTACATCGTGGAATACATTGTTGCGCACACGGTCGGCGAACTCGTGATGGACAAGACCCCCCGCGACGTGGCAAAGCTCCGCGTCCTCGACCCTGCGTGCGGCTCCGGTTCGTTTTTGATCGGGGCGTACCAGTTCCTCCTTGACTGGCACCGCGACTGGTACATCGCAAACCTTGTCCCGGTTTTTATCGATAAGAAATCCGTGACCGACCCGGCCGTCCTCGCCCTGCTTCCCGAGCCCACGCCGCGGGGCAAGAAGAAACTCACGCAGGTCGAGCTCCCGGTGTACAAGGCCGGCAAGACCGGCGATGCAACACGCTCGCGGAGCGACTGGCGCCTGACTACGGCCGAGAAGAAACGCATTCTCTTGAACACCATCTACGGTGTGGACATCGACCAGGCCGCAGTCGAGGTGACGAAACTCTCGCTCCTCTTAAAAGTGCTTGAAGAAGAGAATGAGGAGAACATCGATAAGCAGCTGAAACTGTTCGCGGAGCGGGCGCTCCCCTCGCTGCACGAGAACATCAAGTGCGGGAACTCGCTGATCGGTACCGACATCATTACACCTGAGATGGTGCAGGAAGAAGTGAAGCGGATCAACCCGTTCGACTGGGACCGGGAGTTTGCGGATGTGATGAAGGCGGGCGGGTTCGATGCTGTGATCGGGAATCCGCCGTACATCCGGATCCAGACCTTGAAGGAATGGGCGCCGCAAGAAGTAGAATTCTACAAGAAAAAATTCATTTCCGCAAGCAAGGGAAACTACGATATCTATGTTGTATTTGTTGAGAGGGGACTATCACTGCTCAACAAGAATGGCTTACTTGGGTACATTCTCCCGCATAAATTCTTCAACGCCAAATATGGCGAGCCAGTGCGTTCAGTAATTGCGAAGGGAAAACATCTGAAAGAGATTGTTCATTTCGGACATCAGCAAATCTTTGAGAATGCAACAACCTATACGTGTCTGCTATTTCTCGGAAAGAAAGACTATGATGATTTCGGATTTATCAACGTCGGGGATCTTACTTTATGGCGCTCCTCACATATCGCAATCGAAGGAAATATTTCGTGTAAAGATGTTTCCAAAAATGAGTGGAATTTTGTTGTAGGTAATGATTCAGGACTTTTCAAAAAATTAGACTCTGAAAGAATAAAACTGAAAGATGTTACAGCAAAAATTTTCCAAGGATTAGTAACGGGTGCTGATCCAGTTTTTCTTGTCATTAATCAAGAGGATGGATCATTTTACTCAGATGCAACGGGAAAGACACATTTGCTTGAGAAAGATTTACTCCATCCATTATGCAAAGGCGCATTAAACATTCGTCGTTATTATATCGATAACATTACCAAATCGATTCTTTTTCCGTATAAAATTGAAGAAAATACTGCAATTCTTATCTCAACAAAAGAACTCGCAGAAAAATATCCAAACACCTGGGAATATTTCAAACAAAATAGATCTTTGTTAGAGGCACGAGAAAACGGAAAATGGAAAAACGAACAATGGTATGCATTTGGTCGGAATCAAAATTTAACCGAAATGAATCGTGAAAAAATTCTCTCGCCAAGTATCGCTAACGGTGCATGTTTCACTTTTGATTCAAAAGATTTCTTTTACTTCATGGGTAGTGGCGGTGGCGGCGGTGGCGGCTATGGTATTATTTTAAAACCCGAAGAGAAAATGTCCTATTACTATCTGTTAGGTCTCCTCAACTCAGCATTATCAACATTCTATCTGAAGAAGATTAGTTCCACATTTAGGGGAGGGTACATCGCCTTGAACCGGCAATATATAGAGCAACTCCCCATACGCACCATCAACTTCGCCGACCCTGCCGACAAGACCCGGCATGATCGCATGGTTCAGCTCGTAACGCAGATGCTTGACCTCAATAAGAAAATACAGGATGCCCGCGTTGATCACGACAGGACCCTGCTCCAGCGGCAGATCGAGGCAACGGATGCTTCCATCGATAAACTGGTGAACGAGCTGTACGGGCTGACGGAGGAGGAGATTGCGGTTGTGGATGGTGTCGGCCGATGA
- the cfbB gene encoding Ni-sirohydrochlorin a,c-diamide synthase, whose translation MKAVLITGDRSGSGKTSITLALAALLSKTDKVQTFKVGMDYIDPSYLAAVSHRPCRNLDTFTLNGAQVQDIFRFGCRGADIALVEGVRGLYEGAEALGDTGSTAAIAKELDLPVVLVVSAQSITRSAAAIVKGFQSFDPKIRIAGVILNNIKGGSHKAKAVTAIEHYCGVPVLGAIPRMEEMQLAMRHLGLVPYREGAGRGDFDARIETITKMIGQYVDLDKLRSLMKEIPDNPAPTLFDAVPAPDVKIGVAFDEAFNFYYADLFDILKTCGAETVPFSPVHDRLPEADGYIIGGGYPELFTKELEANDRMREAVREVSRNGTPVYAECGGLMYLTERMVLKKGWQGSNRDQSTAMCGVFSGETRMPARRVVSYVEGKSSADSPMGSAVFRGHEFHYSEVVLDKATRYAYTLSRGVGIRDNCDGAVVKNTLGSYTHLHPVGSAGMFRHFVEKCRQKM comes from the coding sequence ATGAAGGCGGTCCTGATCACCGGTGACCGCTCGGGCAGCGGCAAGACCAGCATCACGCTCGCGCTCGCGGCCCTTCTTTCGAAAACGGACAAGGTACAGACCTTCAAGGTGGGGATGGACTACATCGACCCGTCCTATCTTGCGGCAGTCTCGCACCGGCCCTGCCGGAACCTGGACACGTTCACCCTCAACGGGGCGCAGGTGCAGGACATCTTCCGGTTCGGGTGCCGGGGCGCTGACATTGCACTCGTAGAAGGTGTGAGAGGATTATATGAGGGGGCCGAGGCGCTGGGCGACACCGGCAGCACGGCCGCGATCGCAAAAGAGCTCGACCTTCCGGTCGTGCTTGTAGTCTCGGCCCAGAGCATCACGCGGAGCGCAGCTGCGATCGTCAAAGGCTTCCAGTCTTTTGACCCGAAGATCCGGATTGCGGGTGTCATCCTCAACAATATCAAGGGCGGGTCGCACAAGGCCAAGGCCGTGACCGCGATCGAGCACTACTGCGGCGTCCCGGTCCTCGGGGCCATCCCCCGGATGGAAGAGATGCAGCTTGCCATGCGCCACCTCGGGCTCGTGCCCTACCGCGAGGGAGCGGGCCGGGGAGACTTCGATGCCCGGATCGAGACCATCACGAAGATGATCGGCCAGTATGTTGACCTGGACAAACTCCGGTCCCTGATGAAAGAGATCCCGGACAATCCTGCCCCAACACTCTTTGACGCGGTCCCGGCACCGGACGTGAAGATCGGCGTTGCATTCGACGAGGCGTTCAACTTCTATTACGCGGACCTCTTCGACATTCTCAAAACCTGCGGTGCGGAGACGGTGCCGTTCAGCCCGGTCCACGACCGGCTCCCGGAAGCAGACGGCTACATCATTGGCGGCGGTTATCCCGAGCTCTTCACAAAGGAACTCGAAGCCAACGACCGTATGCGGGAGGCGGTGCGGGAGGTATCGCGCAACGGCACGCCCGTTTATGCGGAGTGCGGCGGTCTGATGTACCTTACGGAGCGGATGGTGCTGAAGAAGGGGTGGCAGGGCTCCAACCGTGATCAGTCCACCGCGATGTGCGGGGTATTCTCCGGGGAGACCCGGATGCCGGCCCGGCGGGTCGTAAGCTATGTGGAAGGGAAAAGTTCAGCGGACTCTCCCATGGGCAGTGCGGTGTTCCGGGGCCACGAATTCCATTATTCGGAAGTGGTGCTGGACAAGGCAACCCGCTATGCATATACGCTCTCGCGGGGCGTCGGCATCCGGGATAACTGTGACGGTGCGGTTGTGAAAAATACGCTGGGGAGCTACACGCACCTCCACCCGGTGGGGAGCGCAGGAATGTTCCGGCATTTCGTGGAGAAGTGCCGGCAGAAAATGTAA
- a CDS encoding PAS domain S-box protein, whose product MPGKKAGLTDRTPDGSVQDIFRTIFERIQTAILIVDPAAHEIVDANPLMESLTGLTKDQMLGKGCQGFVCPAKCGECPVTDLHKNILNIEREVINAKGERVPVLKTVAKADFGGKEYLVESYVDITSHKKAEERQAALLAYLSESILRAKKPLELMQNDFQDIVKKAESGDYDAEDIRMQLALHAKNLAQIVKNLEELQAKALKGKSAEIPPEFREFLLRK is encoded by the coding sequence ATGCCAGGCAAAAAGGCAGGTCTGACAGACCGGACACCGGATGGTTCAGTTCAGGACATCTTCCGTACGATATTCGAGCGTATCCAGACCGCGATCCTGATTGTGGATCCGGCAGCCCACGAGATCGTTGATGCAAACCCCCTCATGGAGTCACTCACCGGACTCACAAAAGACCAGATGCTGGGGAAAGGCTGTCAGGGATTCGTCTGTCCGGCCAAGTGCGGCGAGTGTCCCGTCACGGATCTCCATAAAAATATCCTGAACATCGAACGCGAAGTCATCAATGCGAAAGGCGAACGGGTACCGGTGCTGAAGACCGTGGCAAAGGCAGACTTCGGGGGAAAAGAGTACCTGGTTGAGAGTTATGTGGACATCACCTCCCATAAAAAGGCCGAGGAGCGCCAGGCCGCGCTCCTTGCCTACCTCTCGGAATCGATCCTGAGGGCAAAGAAGCCGCTCGAACTGATGCAGAATGACTTCCAGGATATCGTAAAGAAGGCAGAGAGTGGTGATTACGATGCCGAGGACATCCGGATGCAGCTGGCCTTGCATGCAAAGAACCTTGCACAGATCGTAAAAAACCTGGAAGAACTCCAGGCAAAGGCTCTTAAGGGCAAGTCTGCTGAAATTCCCCCGGAATTCCGGGAGTTCCTCCTCAGGAAGTGA